Proteins encoded within one genomic window of Candidatus Berkiella cookevillensis:
- the pyk gene encoding pyruvate kinase yields MKPRRTKIVATLGPATDSKSKITDLILAGANILRINLSHGTFEQQKEKILLAKECATELNKIVGILVDLQGPKIRIQALEERYLNLQENDSIVLDPTITYPGNTDGVGVNHPELPKEVVVGDELLLDDGRITLSVKDIQGSRVICQVISGGKLLPFKGLNKKGGGLSLPSLTEKDKQDIRSITGLPIDFVALSFPKTADDIRYARSLLKEQNNPAHIVAKIERAEAIENIDEIIEASDAVMVARGDLGVEIGYAELPGIQKYIINRASLSDKAVITATQMMESMITNPIPTRAEVSDVANAILDGTDAVMLSAETASGEFPIKVVAILHEICKAAERQRFARAARNRVESLCERSDESIAMAAMYIANHLKIKAIVALTESGSTPLLMSRIRSTIPIYAMSRHAETCRRMTLFKGVHPVYFDVTQFNAWDISKYALDKLIQMKILKEGDNVILTKGNIIGIGGNTNTLKILEAKNVT; encoded by the coding sequence ATGAAACCACGTCGCACTAAGATTGTTGCAACACTCGGTCCAGCAACAGACAGTAAATCAAAAATAACAGACTTAATATTAGCGGGTGCTAATATTTTACGTATCAATTTATCTCATGGTACTTTTGAACAACAGAAAGAAAAGATTCTGTTGGCAAAGGAATGTGCCACAGAGCTTAATAAGATCGTTGGTATTTTAGTTGATTTACAAGGCCCCAAAATTCGTATCCAGGCCTTAGAAGAAAGATATTTGAATTTGCAGGAAAACGACAGCATTGTTTTAGATCCTACAATTACTTATCCAGGAAACACCGATGGTGTCGGTGTAAATCATCCAGAATTGCCTAAAGAAGTGGTTGTTGGCGATGAGTTGTTATTGGATGATGGTAGGATCACCTTGTCTGTTAAGGATATTCAAGGTTCTCGTGTTATTTGCCAAGTCATATCAGGTGGTAAATTGCTACCATTTAAAGGTCTGAACAAAAAAGGCGGTGGTCTTTCATTGCCGAGTCTTACAGAGAAAGACAAGCAAGACATTCGTTCCATTACAGGGTTACCCATTGATTTTGTCGCACTTTCTTTCCCCAAGACAGCCGATGATATTCGTTATGCAAGATCATTATTAAAAGAACAAAATAACCCTGCACATATTGTTGCGAAAATAGAGAGAGCTGAAGCCATTGAAAATATTGATGAGATCATTGAAGCCTCAGATGCTGTAATGGTGGCAAGAGGGGATTTAGGTGTTGAAATAGGCTATGCTGAATTACCTGGTATTCAGAAATATATTATCAACAGAGCCTCTTTATCTGATAAAGCAGTTATCACTGCTACGCAGATGATGGAATCGATGATTACGAATCCTATCCCCACACGCGCAGAAGTATCCGACGTGGCAAATGCGATTTTAGATGGAACAGATGCAGTCATGTTATCGGCAGAAACAGCTTCAGGTGAATTTCCCATCAAAGTAGTTGCTATCTTGCATGAAATTTGTAAAGCAGCAGAACGTCAGAGATTTGCAAGAGCTGCACGTAATCGTGTTGAGAGTTTATGTGAAAGAAGTGATGAGTCCATTGCAATGGCTGCAATGTATATTGCGAATCATCTTAAAATAAAAGCAATTGTGGCACTGACAGAATCTGGTTCAACGCCCTTGTTGATGTCGCGTATCCGTTCAACAATCCCTATCTATGCGATGAGTCGACATGCAGAAACTTGTAGAAGAATGACGCTTTTTAAAGGCGTGCACCCCGTCTACTTTGATGTAACGCAGTTTAATGCCTGGGATATTTCAAAATACGCATTGGATAAATTGATTCAGATGAAGATTTTAAAAGAAGGGGATAATGTTATTTTAACAAAAGGGAATATCATTGGTATTGGTGGCAATACGAATACCTTAAAAATTTTAGAAGCAAAGAACGTCACTTAA
- the fba gene encoding class II fructose-bisphosphate aldolase (catalyzes the reversible aldol condensation of dihydroxyacetonephosphate and glyceraldehyde 3-phosphate in the Calvin cycle, glycolysis, and/or gluconeogenesis), whose amino-acid sequence MALITMRQLLDHAAEHNYGVPAFNVNNLEQMRAIMEAAHETNSPVIVQASAGARKYAGPRFLKHLIEAAIEEFPTIPVCMHQDHGASPAVCQRSIQMGFSSVMMDGSLKEDMKTPASFEYNVEITKRAVEMAHACGVSVEGELGCLGSLETKTAGKEDGSGAEGVLTHDMLLTDPEEAARFVKATKVDALAIAIGTSHGAYKFSRPPTGDILAIDRIKAIHALIPDTHLVMHGSSSVPQEWLKIINEYGGDLGETYGVPVEEIQEGIKHGVRKVNIDTDLRLAVTGTLRRFFGTNAVEFDPRKYLSEATKAMKEICIARYQAFGTSGWADKIKPIMLEKMAERYLKGELDPRVK is encoded by the coding sequence ATGGCATTAATTACTATGCGCCAATTACTTGATCACGCAGCAGAACACAACTACGGTGTGCCAGCTTTTAACGTGAACAATCTGGAACAAATGCGGGCAATTATGGAAGCTGCTCACGAAACAAACAGCCCTGTGATTGTTCAAGCATCTGCTGGTGCAAGAAAGTATGCAGGCCCTCGTTTTTTAAAGCATTTAATTGAAGCGGCAATTGAAGAATTTCCTACCATTCCAGTTTGTATGCATCAAGATCATGGTGCATCACCTGCTGTATGTCAGCGCTCTATTCAAATGGGTTTTTCTTCTGTCATGATGGATGGTTCTTTGAAAGAAGATATGAAAACACCTGCTAGCTTTGAATATAATGTTGAAATTACAAAGCGTGCGGTTGAAATGGCACATGCCTGTGGTGTATCTGTTGAGGGCGAGTTGGGCTGCTTAGGCTCATTGGAAACCAAAACTGCCGGCAAAGAAGACGGTAGTGGGGCAGAAGGCGTATTAACGCATGACATGTTACTCACCGATCCGGAAGAAGCTGCTCGCTTTGTAAAAGCAACAAAAGTAGATGCTTTGGCCATTGCAATTGGTACAAGCCATGGTGCCTATAAATTTAGCCGTCCTCCTACAGGCGATATTTTAGCAATTGATCGCATTAAAGCCATTCATGCGCTTATTCCCGATACACACTTAGTAATGCATGGTTCTTCTTCTGTACCCCAAGAATGGCTAAAAATCATTAATGAATATGGTGGTGATTTAGGTGAGACTTATGGCGTACCCGTTGAAGAGATTCAAGAAGGTATTAAACATGGTGTGCGCAAAGTAAATATTGATACAGATTTACGTTTAGCGGTGACTGGCACCTTAAGACGCTTTTTTGGCACCAACGCAGTAGAATTTGATCCACGTAAATACTTAAGCGAAGCAACCAAAGCAATGAAAGAAATTTGTATTGCACGTTACCAAGCATTTGGTACCAGTGGTTGGGCTGATAAAATTAAGCCTATTATGTTAGAGAAAATGGCTGAGCGTTACTTGAAGGGTGAATTAGATCCTAGAGTGAAGTAA
- a CDS encoding arylesterase, giving the protein MAIIMHNLSQVTKIHSNVKWLICLLACIFSFSTYANSNPILILGDSLSAAYQIPEEQGWVALLAEELKITHPNWQVLNHSISGETTAGGRQRLPHLLKEHQPKIVIIELGGNDGLRGLPILMISKNLESMIEMCKKADSQVLLIGMKLPPNYSEKYTQQFENIYRRLSKRFDIPLLPFLLENVALDNALMQSDRIHPTADAQPILLESVRPVLLPLLSDAAQ; this is encoded by the coding sequence ATGGCCATTATTATGCATAACCTTTCTCAAGTGACTAAAATACACTCTAACGTAAAATGGCTCATCTGCCTATTAGCGTGCATATTTTCATTTAGCACATATGCTAACTCTAATCCTATCCTTATATTAGGTGATAGCTTAAGCGCTGCCTATCAAATTCCTGAAGAACAAGGCTGGGTTGCACTCTTAGCGGAGGAACTAAAAATCACCCACCCCAATTGGCAGGTACTCAACCATAGTATTTCAGGAGAAACAACGGCAGGCGGTAGACAACGACTACCTCACCTGTTAAAAGAGCATCAACCCAAAATTGTCATTATAGAACTCGGAGGCAATGATGGCTTAAGAGGTTTACCTATCTTAATGATCTCCAAAAACCTTGAATCAATGATTGAAATGTGTAAAAAAGCAGACAGTCAGGTTTTGCTCATTGGTATGAAATTACCACCAAACTATAGTGAAAAATATACCCAACAGTTCGAAAATATATATCGTCGCTTAAGCAAGCGATTCGACATTCCGCTACTACCTTTTCTACTCGAGAACGTGGCACTCGACAACGCACTTATGCAATCAGATCGCATTCATCCCACTGCAGATGCACAACCTATTTTACTTGAGTCGGTAAGGCCGGTGTTATTGCCCTTACTCTCTGATGCCGCTCAATAG
- a CDS encoding ABC transporter ATP-binding protein, translated as MAILNVAAVSKQIKIHNKTLDILKAVDLRVNQSETIAILGSSGSGKTTLLGLLAGLDQPSAGSISLLGKEMTMLNEDERALLRLGQVGFVFQSFDLLPHLTALENVMLPLELAKYKKPKIKAQEMLCQVGLEKRLNHYPVQLSGGEQQRVAIARAFAIEPKILFADEPTGSLDENAGSMILDKLFDMNAQFKTTLVFVTHDLSVAKRCGAVYRLEHGILHLQ; from the coding sequence ATGGCCATATTGAATGTTGCTGCTGTATCAAAACAAATCAAAATTCATAATAAGACACTGGACATATTAAAGGCAGTAGACTTGCGCGTCAATCAATCTGAAACAATTGCTATACTTGGAAGTTCCGGATCTGGCAAAACAACATTGCTAGGATTGTTAGCAGGTCTTGATCAGCCTTCCGCAGGAAGCATTTCTTTGCTTGGCAAAGAGATGACCATGCTGAATGAAGATGAAAGAGCTTTATTGCGTTTGGGGCAAGTTGGGTTTGTCTTTCAAAGTTTTGATTTATTACCTCATTTAACAGCACTTGAAAATGTGATGTTACCACTTGAGCTTGCCAAATATAAAAAACCAAAGATCAAGGCACAAGAAATGCTATGCCAGGTAGGACTTGAAAAAAGATTGAATCATTATCCTGTGCAGCTTTCGGGGGGCGAGCAGCAACGTGTTGCAATTGCTCGTGCATTTGCGATTGAGCCTAAAATATTGTTTGCAGACGAGCCTACAGGTAGTTTAGATGAAAATGCGGGTAGTATGATTTTAGACAAACTGTTTGATATGAATGCACAATTCAAGACCACGCTTGTGTTTGTGACACATGATCTTTCTGTTGCAAAGCGTTGCGGTGCTGTTTACAGACTTGAACATGGAATATTACACCTACAATAA